Proteins found in one Megalobrama amblycephala isolate DHTTF-2021 linkage group LG5, ASM1881202v1, whole genome shotgun sequence genomic segment:
- the arf6b gene encoding ADP-ribosylation factor 6b, producing MGKMLSKIFGNKEMRILMLGLDAAGKTTILYKLKLGQSVTTIPTVGFNVETVTYKNVKFNVWDVGGQDKIRPLWRHYYTGTQGLIFVVDCADRDRIDEARQELHRIINDREMRDAIILIFANKQDLPDAMKPHEIQEKLGLTRIRDRNWYVQPSCATTGDGLYEGLTWLTSNYKS from the coding sequence ATGGGGAAGATGCTGTCAAAGATATTTGGTAACAAAGAGATGAGAATATTGATGCTGGGACTGGATGCCGCAGGGAAAACCACCATCCTTTATAAGTTGAAACTCGGCCAGTCCGTGACCACCATCCCAACTGTAGGTTTCAACGTGGAGACGGTCACCTACAAAAACGTCAAGTTCAACGTATGGGATGTGGGTGGACAAGATAAGATCCGTCCCCTCTGGCGACATTACTACACGGGCACGCAAGGGTTAATTTTTGTGGTGGATTGTGCTGATAGAGATCGCATAGACGAGGCCAGGCAGGAACTCCACCGCATCATCAACGACCGCGAGATGCGGGACGCCATCATTTTGATTTTTGCCAACAAGCAAGACCTGCCGGACGCCATGAAGCCGCACGAGATCCAGGAGAAGCTGGGACTGACGCGCATCCGAGATAGGAATTGGTACGTGCAGCCCTCGTGTGCGACCACCGGAGACGGACTGTACGAAGGCTTAACTTGGTTAACATCTAACTACAAGTCTTAA